The genomic interval GGGCACCGGCTGGTACTGCGGCGTATCGGCCATGAGCATGGCTCCCGGAATGAGGATGGACAACAGGCAAAGTGCGAAGCACCTGGTCATAGCAGCCTCACCGACCCCACGGATTGGCGCGAGGCCGTCGGCCTCGCACGAGGCGGCCTGTTCGCCCCGGGGGCCGGCCACTCCTGCCGGGCCAGGCAGGAAAGCGGCAGCTCGGGGGGGAAGAGACACAAGTCCTATGCATGAGCCAACGACCGTCTCTCACCCCGATGCTGTTCCCGCTCCGGCCGGCACTGATGACCGGCCGCCGCGCCTTTCCCGGGTCCTTCTCCTGGCGACCCTCTGTCTGGTCGTCAGCATGTTCTGGGTCCGCAAGACCTCACTGATCGCCTTCACGATCCTGGTGGCGGAGGGCTCGCCGCCGATCCCGGCGGTGGCCGTGCTGGTGCTGATGAGCGCCCTGGGGTTCGCGGTCCACCGTCTGGCCCGCGGCCACCGGCTGCGGCGCGAGGCGCTGCTGATCTACATCGTCATGAGCCTGGGCCTCGTCACGCTCGAGGCCAATGGCGTGCGGCAACTCCTGGCCCAGCTCACGGTGACGCGCTACTTCGCCGCCCCTGGCAATGACTACGCGCTGTTCGCCGACCTGCTGCCGAGCTGGATCACGCCCTCGGACGAGAGCGTGATCCGCGACTTCTACGAGGGCAGCGCCAACGGGCGCGTGCCGTGGGGGCCGTGGGCAGCGCCGCTGACGGCCTGGGGCCTGCTCTTCATGGCGCTCGGGCTGTCCCTGGTGTGCCTGAACTCTCTGTTCCGCCGGCCATGGGCGGAGCACGAGCGGCTGTCGTACCCGCTGGCAGAGCTGATCCTGCAGGTGGCGCCGCCGGAGTCGTGGGAGCGGTCACCGACCGCGACCGGCGGTTCGACGGCATCGCGGTCGGTGACCGCTCCCATGGCGGCCCGACCTCTCCTCCGCAATCCCCTCTTCTGGGTCGGCGTGGGCCTGGCCGCCATCTACGACGGCTCGAACATCGCCCATGCCTTCTCGCCGCAGGTGGCGGCCATCGGCCAGCAGTTCGACATGAACCCCCTGCTCAGCGAGCGCCCGTGGGCGTACCTGCGGCCGATGACGCTGACCTTCCGCCCCGAGATCATCGGGCTGGGCTACCTGGTGCCGGTGGATGTGCTGCTGAGCGTGTGGGGGTTCTTCCTGCTGTTCCGGGTCGAGAACTTCTTCGCCAGCGTGGCCGGCTACCAAATCGGCAACTTCCCCTTCGAGCGCTCGCAGGGCATGGGCGCGTATGTGGGCCTGATGGTCTTCCTGGTGTGGGTGGGGCGCAAGCACCTGTGGCAGGTCGTGCAGATGGCCTGCGGCGGCCCCCGGCAAGACTGGGACCGGCAGGAGCTGCTGCCCTCCCGCCTCGCCTTCTGGGGGCTGGTGGCGGGGATCGCCGCCGTCTGCATCTTCTGCGTCTCGGCCGGAATGAGCTGGGGACTGGCGCTCACCTATGTGCTGCTGACCTACGGCGCGGCCCTGGTGTATATCCGCATCCGGGCGCAGACCGGCCTGCCGATCAACTACATGCTCCCCCGCGAGGAGGTCCTGGAAGCGATCCTGGCCCTCAAGCCCACCACCGGCCACTTCGACAAGGCCGGGCTGCGCTCTGAGACCGCCTATGCCACCATCACGGTCATCAGCCGCATGACCTTCCCGCAACTGGGGGCGTTCGAGATGGAGGGCATCCGCATCGGCACCCGCGCCGGGCTGCGGCGGAGCCATGTGCTGACCGCCATCACCTACGGGCTGGCTCTCGGGCTGGTGCTGGCCCTGGGGATGCACCTGACGGCCTACTACGGCTTCGGGGCCAATGTACTCGACGGCGGCACGACCTCGGGCGGCTACCGCGCCGCCCAGGCCCGCAGCGCCTTTGACCGCCTGCAGTCCCGCGCCTTCGTCGGCGTGCCCATGGACGTGCGCACCACCGTGGCGCGCGGCCTGGGCCTGGCGCTGACGCTGGTGATGCTATGGCTGCGGGCGCGCTTCCTCCGCTTCCCGCTCAACCCGCTCGGGCTGGGCATCGCGGGCAGCTATGGCCACTCGATCTGGTTCCCCTGCTTCATGGCATGGATGTGCAAGACGCTGATCCTGCGCCTGGGAGGGCCGCACACCTACCGGGTGGCCACCCCGGTCTTCCTGGGGCTGGCCATCGGGCACATCCTGTTCGCCGGGGGCATCTGGGGGCTGGTGGGCGCCTTCAGCGAGGACGTGGCCAAGCGCTACCTGATGTGGTTCGCGTAGCAGTGAACAGGCCCGCCGGATACCCGGCGGGCCTGTCGCTTGCATATCGGGAGTGGCAACGCCTAGTTGAGGTCAAAGTACTTGTCGGCTGGCGACTGGCCATAGAAGAACTGTGTGGTCTTCATCCACTTGGAGTGCCCATCCACGAAGGCGATGTTGCAGCCATCGTTGTGGATCGGGCGGGGCCTTGCGCGGTACTGAGGGTCACTGGCCAGCGGGATGCCGTTGATCTCGTCCGCTGGCGCCGCGGGCGGGTTGCCGAAGATGCTGGGAGCGTCAACCTCCCAGTCCCAACCCTTCCCGCCGGCGCTGTTGTTGACCATGCCGTTGTCGCAGATCATGACCGTTTCGGACGGAGACAGAATCGTGCCGATGGCCCTGTAGTTCAGGTAGGTCTGCTGCCAACCGTACGAGTAGTTGTTGGTGCTGGGGCAGACGAACAGCTGCCAGTTCTTGACGTAGGGCTGAATCACGTTGGACCACTGCCCGGTCGCCGCCGTGTACCGGGTCGGGAACTTCTCGTCATAGTCCTGGGCATACTGCAGAACGCCGACAGCAAGCTGCTTGGTGTTGCTCATGCAGGACGACTGCCGGGCCTTCTCCCGAGCCTTGGCGAACACGGGGAAGAGGATCGCCGCCAGAATGGCGATGATGGCGATCACAACCAGTAACTCAATCAGCGTAAAGCCTGTGCGCTTGGACATGTCTAGCCTCCTTGTCGTAGCCGAACGTCAAGCATGGCATTCGGCGTGTGTGCCCCCGCCTCCTTCTGGCCTGCGGAGGACAGGAGGGTGATTCTGGCGACGCCACACCCGATCAGTTGATGTCCCAGAGGCAGTTGGTGGCGCCGGCGGCCGGGCCGATGAGAGCATCCATGGTCATGGCCTTGGCGTGCCCGTCGAGGAAGGCCGAGTTGCACAGCCCGTTGTGCCGCGGCACGGCGCGCACGGGGTCATCGGTATAGTACGGCGTGTTGTTGGGCCAGCGGGTGTACCACGCGCCGCCGAACGTGGTGTCCTCAATCCAGGCGCCCGGGGCGGCGGCGGGGTTGGTGACCTTGCCATTGTCCACGAAGATGATCGTCTCAGCCGGGTACTTGACCGACGCCATGGCGACGGCGCCGTTGTAGCCGAGGTTGCAGTGGTTGTGGCCGTAGCCGCTAGTCATCTTGCTCGCGCTGGGGCAGACGAACACCTGGGTGTTCTTGATGTAGGGGGCGGCCAACTGGTTCCAGTAGTACGGCGCGCAGTACGAGGACATGACCATCTCATCATAGTCCTGGCTGTACATGGTGGCGGCAATGGCGAGTTGCTTGACGTTGCTCAGACACGACGACTGCCGAGCTTTCTCACGGGCTTTGGCGAACACGGGGAAGAGGATCGCGGCGAGGATCGCGATGATCGCGATCACGACCAGTAGCTCGATCAGCGTGAAACCCATACGTCGAGACATGATGCCCTCCATACCCTTGATATGATACGCGCGCTCAACTGATTCGTTGTGGGGGGCGATATTCCTGCTGTCCCTGTTCCCGCCGCCGGGCGGAAGAATTCAGCAAGACATGCACCCACAAGGAGACAGCCCGTGCTCGCCATCTTCTCCAATGACGACGCCGGGGCCGCCCCCGGCCCCCGCAGCACCGAGGACTTCCGTACTGTCGTGAGGTGGCTCGACAGCCTCGGCCTGCACGGCACGTTCTTCTGGGTGCCTGAGCCGCCCCGGCGGGAGCAGGCGCACGAGGTCTGGCGCGAGACGCTGGAGTGGGCCTGCGGGCGCGGACATGACTTCCAGCTCCACGGCCTCAGCCACGACACCTGCCTGGAGTTCGGCCTCCCCCAGGCCAGCACCCGCCGCGCCAACCCGGCGCCCTTCGAGGAGTACGAGCGCCACCTGGCGCACTGGCAGCGCCGGCACGAGGCGGAGTGTCTGCAGGAGAGGCTCGAACGCGGGATCGGCCACTACGAGCGCACGTTCGGTAGCCGCCCGGTCGCCTTCCGGGCGCCGTGCTTCGGCGTCAGCCCCGGCATGTACGAGGCGCTGGCGGCCGTCGGCATTGGCGTCTCCTCCAGCCGGGGCATCAACCCCACGGCGACGGCCTATGCGTTGGAGCGCGGGCTTTCCAGCCCGCAGCGGCCGTCGCGGGCTGGAAAGCCCGCGCTCCAACTGTGGCAGCCTGACTTCCCTTGCGTGCCCTGGACCGAGCCCCCCGGCGTGCTGGAGGTTCCCTGCATGGAGGACCTCTGCATCGGCGGCGTGACGCCCGAGCAGGCCGAGGAGCGGTTAGCCCTGGTCCTCTCGGAGCTGGAGCACTTCCTGGCCGCCGCCGGCGAGGACGGGGTGCTGGTCATCGGCAGCCACTACGCCTCGATGATGCGCACCTGGGAACAGACGCGGCCCTTGCTGGAGGCCATGTTCGAGTGGCTGGCCCGACAGGGCGTAACAGAGTGGATGACATTTGCCGAATACGTAACTATACTATCCGCAGGAACCTGAGGAGGCGGCGGGGTGTTTGGCGTAGTGGTGGGTGACACCGCAGGACACCCGTCGTGACGGGAGAGGCCGATGGACGAGACTCTCCTCAACGCAGTGGTGGTCGGTGCCTGTGCGCTGGTCTGGCTGGCGGCGCTGGTGGTGGGCATCTGGCGCGTGCGTCATGGCCGTGACCGACGGGGCCTGATCCTGGCCGTGCTCGCCCTGACGGCCCTCGGGGTCGCCGTCGTCATCGTCACAGGCACGGAGTTCGGGAAGCATCTCTCGACGGCGGTGCGAGACCGCGTTACGGGGCCGCCGGCCGTGTTGGTGGCTTCCTGGCAGGGCCGGGGCGAGCTGCACTACCGCCTGGGCCCGCGGCAGTTGGCGAGCAGAGGCGAGCAGGGGCGCTACACGGTCCAGTCCGGCTCCCTGCGTCTGTCCAGCTTCACTGCCTATGCCGGCCAGGGCCCTACCGCGTGGGAGGCCGACACCAGGCTCTACGAGGTGCCGCCCCTGACGCTGGCGCCGGGCCAGGAGCAGGCACTGCAGGTCGGTCCGCCCTATCTCGCCCGTGTCGAGGTGGACCCACAGTTCAGGCGAGTGGCCCTGAAGGTGACGGACGTCGGAGGACGTAGCACGAACCTGTCCGACGCCCAGCGGACCTCGCCGCCCGGTCTGGAGATTGCGGACGCGCGTGGCAGAGTGGTGTGGCACGGCAAGTTCGCCTATGGGTGAGGCGGTTCGTGTACGTATTCCGGTGGAATACCAGGGCATCTGAAGGGCAAGCTGACGGTACGGCCGCTACTGCCGGGCTGCCCGTTCCCGGTGCAAGCCGTCCCCACGGAGCTTGTTCGACACAGTGATGACGTGCCTGACAAGGAGGAGTGACCGATACACCAGCGCTTCCTTCCGCCGATCATGATCCTGTTACTGATGGCCTGCGCACTCTCGGCCGGCCAGGCGCAGGCCCCGACACCTGTGCAGTTCGTCAGCGCCCACCCCAGCTACGCCAAGATCGCGCTGACGGCCGACGGGCAGAAGGTGCTGCTCCTGGCTCTCGATGAGTCGGGGGGCACCGACGCCGGCTATGACACCGTCTACGCCGACACCAACCTCAATGGCATCATCGAGGCTGCGGAGAAGGTGCAGAGCACCACGGATGCCGGCTACAGCAGCTTCAAGCCGCTCAGCTTCGACTTCCCCTACAACCCGCAGGGCGCGGGCGTGACGCAGCCACTGGTCCTGACGCTGGGCCGCTCGTACCTCGAGTCGGGCGTCGCGGCGTCGCTGCGCGTGATCCTGCGGCAGGGCGGGCAGAACTGGGAGTACACCTTCCGGCGGGCCCTGCCGGTATCCACGGACCTCACCAAGACGCGCGTGCTGACGGCAAGTCCGCTGACCGTCAAGCTGATCACGCGTACCGGCAACGGCCTGGGCCTCGCGGCCTCGCTGGGCGCCGGCGACTTCGATATCAGCACCTACACCCCGCACGGGAGCCCCCGGGTGCGGCTCCTCGTGCAGGGCGCGGACGGCCAGACGGCCAGCGACACCACGGTGCCGCTGGACCGCCTGGGCTATGGGTGAGGCGGCTCCTGCCTGTACTCCGTGCGAGTACAACCGGGA from bacterium carries:
- a CDS encoding DUF1559 domain-containing protein: MSKRTGFTLIELLVVIAIIAILAAILFPVFAKAREKARQSSCMSNTKQLAVGVLQYAQDYDEKFPTRYTAATGQWSNVIQPYVKNWQLFVCPSTNNYSYGWQQTYLNYRAIGTILSPSETVMICDNGMVNNSAGGKGWDWEVDAPSIFGNPPAAPADEINGIPLASDPQYRARPRPIHNDGCNIAFVDGHSKWMKTTQFFYGQSPADKYFDLN
- a CDS encoding DUF2334 domain-containing protein, which codes for MLAIFSNDDAGAAPGPRSTEDFRTVVRWLDSLGLHGTFFWVPEPPRREQAHEVWRETLEWACGRGHDFQLHGLSHDTCLEFGLPQASTRRANPAPFEEYERHLAHWQRRHEAECLQERLERGIGHYERTFGSRPVAFRAPCFGVSPGMYEALAAVGIGVSSSRGINPTATAYALERGLSSPQRPSRAGKPALQLWQPDFPCVPWTEPPGVLEVPCMEDLCIGGVTPEQAEERLALVLSELEHFLAAAGEDGVLVIGSHYASMMRTWEQTRPLLEAMFEWLARQGVTEWMTFAEYVTILSAGT